Sequence from the Miscanthus floridulus cultivar M001 chromosome 16, ASM1932011v1, whole genome shotgun sequence genome:
cacgccggccgccgccgaCGATCCACCACCACACAGAGCAAGGTACTGCCGGCAGAGGGACAGCACCAGCCCAGACCGAGGACGCCAGATCCAGGCCCACAGGGCCCAAATCCGCCCGTCCGCCGCCACGGCGACTGCACACCGATGACGGAGAAGTCCGCCACCGCCGCACCGCCCTGCGCCCGCCGCGCTCGCCCCCCACCTGGCCGCGTCGTCCAGCGCCGCCACACAACCGGCTGAGAGGGCCACGCCGCCGCCATCCCGGCCGGCCGCGCGGCCTTGCCGGCGGaccgctccggcggcggcgcgactggagattggaggggagggagagggcgcggcggctagggtttggaggggagggagagggtgTAGAGATCACTGAAGTAGGTGCTATTGAAGCTAATTTCCTAATGGGTAGATGCAGCATGTTTGGCAATGACCAGTTAACATTTGATAAATATACATGGGTTATGCCTTAGTGTTACTCTTCtgtcatgttgaccatattgctgGAGATGTGATTTACTTGTGCTGTCAGGCAACATTTGTTCATTACGGATGTTTGATGAAATCTTTGGATCATCCAGCAGTTTAGTTTTGATGGCCCTGTTTTCCCTAGTCCTGTCATTGTTCTCTATGGCCGGTAGAAGTTTGCGTTGTCATATGTACTCCATCAAAGTATATTTAGTAAGCCACCAGTAATCAGTGCTAGAACCTGCTGACTATTGTTTCAGGTTGTTAAAGACTACATATCACAGGAAACATGGTGCTGACCGTGTCTGTTTTAGTCATCATCCAAGTTCTATCTTATGCTCTTCACGATACAACCTAGAGTCTGCAGAGTCACTTCGTTATCTGTCATTGTATGACAACCGTTGCTTAAGATACTTCAAAGGGCACAAAGACAggtttgttttatttttcttctgatGCTGCTGCATTTCTTGTTTGTGGCAACACATTTTGAGGGGCAGATGCTGATAGGTGTTCCCTTTCATCTCAGGGTCGTTTCATTATGTATGTCACCTGTCAATGATAGCTTTATGTCAGGATCACTTGATCACAGTGTCAGAATATGGGATCTTCGCGTAAATGCTTGTCAGGTTGGCTACCAATCTTGGGCGGAACTTAGTTGATGAGCTCACTATAGCAACCAACTATGCTTAGTTTACATTTATGAGATGAAAGATGCCCTTTATCCTCTAAGCTCTTTCATGCTTTCTCATTTATCATTCAGGGCATACTAAGGCTGCGTGGTAGACCTTCTGTTGCATATGATCAGCAGGGACTTGTTTTTGCTGTAGCAATGGAAGGGGGTGCTATTAAGTTATTTGATTCCCGGTCGTATGACAAGGTATGTAGTGAACATAATACAGAACGACCATGTATTTGTGGAAGGGGTGTGAAATATTTATCTTGTGAATCAATCCAATTTCAGGGTCCGTTTGACACtttcttggttggtggagataCAGCTGAAGTTTCTGACATCAAATTTAGCAACGATGGCAAGTCTATGCTTTTGACAACAACTAACAACCATATATATGTTCTGGATGCATATGGAGGGGATAAGTTGAGTTATATTATCTTCCCCTttttctgtgcttcagataccaaTCCTTTTGGTGCACATTTCTGATCTTACATCCTTTTGCTGATATCCCAATGTAATTTGCAGAGGTGTGGCTTTAGTTTAGAGCCATCTCCCAATGTAACAAATGAAGCTGCTTTCACTCCAGATGGTCAATATGTAATTTCAGGTAATTGCATATTCTGGTTCATATGGAAAATTGCCCTCTAGTTTCCCTGCACTTAAGGCCTAATAAGGTGCTTTTTTTTTAAGTATCTCACCTTCTGCTTTTTCTTTGCATCGCTTTTGTGGATAGATCTGACAAGTAACAAGAATTCACTATGTTATTGGCCTTCAGCTTCACTTTTGCCATTAACCAACCATGTATATTTCGGAACCTATACTGCCTCAAGTGTTAACGTCCAATAAAAAAATGCAGTGATGATCATTGTATCATATGATAGTATGTTGCGCTTACATCGTTCTAGCACGTCTTAGACTTTACGCATATGCTCCTATGAATAAACCTTGGAAATTTGAATGTAGACGATGATTTTTCCCTAGAGAGCTACCTGATATGTTTGGTTTTGCAGGATCAGGTGATGGAACCCTGCATGCTTGGAACATCAATACAGTACAAGAGGTGCTTTTCTTTAATCAGGCTTTTAACATGTGTAATGTGTTGTTAGGTTGCTATGAGTCTTAGTGTCAGATTTCTTTTGCAGATTGCTTGTTGGAACAGTCACATTGGTCCTATTACAGCATTGAAGTGGGCCCCTCGTCGAGCAATGTTTGCAACTGCATCAACTGCCCTAACTTTCTGGATAACCAACCAATTGAATTAGAATTAGGTGCCTGGAAAAAGAAGGGATGAAATTTCATATATGTTAACTTACCAAATGTTTATATCCTGTTCTTTTGTCCAAAAGATAGATGTCATGTATGAAATCACTTACCAAATACTTGTTGTAGCGCTCCCtttcttatttatatatatatatatatatatatactactaatACACTTGTCTGTTAAATTGCTGTAATGACATAGTTCCAGGAAGATACTTGTAGGGCTCCCGGGTTtcttgttcgcttgctcgtaaacgatcgtaaatttccagccgggaacagtgtttttctctcataccaaaccagccagcagtaaataatccacgatacgatacggcctcccgaacaggctgttgtGTTCTTAACGCGCATAAAGTTGTCTTGGTGATTTACTCCAAACTCTACTTGGACTTCTGCTTCGAAAAACAGGCGCTTGTAACTTATTCTTTTTTGCCCTTGCTGGAACCACTAATATACTAATATATGGGCATGTTGGAGAATCATTTTGTTGCGGGCATGTTGGAGAATCATTTTGTTGCGTAAACAGTCCTTGTTGCTCAAGCTCCTGAAATTTAGGTTTTGGAATATTCTTCTATCATGTCGTGGCACTTTCCTTGCTGGCATTTTCCACAAAAGTCATAGAAGATGCTGGCATTTTCATGATCGACGTAAAGTCCACTTTAGTTTCACCATTTCACATTATCCTACTAATTTCCTGGACAATAACAGAGATTTACCCTGAGCACGCTAGAAATTTACTTGAAAGCGACTAGGAGCCTAAGAGGGCGGTGGCCAAAAGAAGCAAAAGAAGTCGATCAGATGCAAATAAAAACAACCAATTTACTGTCTGCAACATGCGGTCCACCAAACCGAAACAGCACCTTGCCTGAGTTGCCTGTTAATATTCAGAGCAGCAAGGTGCATCATACTACAttcgatctttttttttttttgttttttgaactaGACGTTCCAGATCATACTAGAGCAGCAAGGTGAGGAAGTCCGGTATCTGTCAAGCATGCAATGGACCTGAGCTCCTTATCCAAGAGCGCCCTACTTCTGCCTCTTGTAGATCTTGTGCAAGAAGGACTTCAGCACGTTCTGAACCGCGATGCTTGGCTGGGCTTCAATGTCTGCAATCAGCTTCTTGTAGCTCTCATTCTCGTACTCCTGAAATACCGCCTGGAACAAAATGATAAACGAAATGTCAGACTTTAGTAAGGTTTGAGAATGTGCTTCAGTTTGTCATCCTAttttcaccctgttcgcttgttggtttcagccagcccaaaccagccagccaacagtattttcctctcacaacaaaccagcccacaaaccgaccagcgaacaggccgaaagtAAGAAAAAGTGTGGCTGATTGCTACTCCGTCCAGTGAAACTTAAGTGTCACATTGCAAAGTGCTTCAGTATGTCATCCTATTTTCAGACAAAGTAAGAAAAAGTGTGGCTGATTGCTACTTCGTCCAGTGAAACTCAAGTGTCACATTGCACACGTGTATAGTCTCCAAAGAATCAATATCATTTCAGTAACATATGGGGCATATGAACATATGGCGTGTTCAGTTTGGTTTGATAATAAGGTGGACCCATCACCTTGCCATTCCTCaactttttgtttggtttgttgAATGGGATGAGTTGATGCATCACCACCTCATTTCTCACAAACTAATAATTAGTATAAGCATGAGGGACGGACTCATGTTGAACCACCTCATCTAAGATGGGATGGTTCCTCAAACCAGAGACCCCCATACTATATACAAAATGGGCGTCACATTGATCTTTAATCAAGAAGGGCGGGCCTGATGCAAGCGgtaggtcccgggttcgagtcgcggtctccttgcattgcaagggcgagggtaaggcttgccactgacacccttccccagaccccgcatagagcgagagctctctgcactgggtacgcccttttttttattGATCTTTAATCAGTATTAACTGCATTATGCTTATGGTGGGCTTACATGAGCAAGTGATTACAATCTACAGATAAATAGAAAGCTTCATCAAAGGTAGAGACAGACCTCAAGGTTAAGTTCTTTGTAGAGGTTCTTCACTTTTGCCACACAAGCTGGATCTTTCTTGCCATAATTTTCCTGCAGAGCCATCAATTGTATAAACCTTTAGACAACAAACTTCTAATCATTTGAAAGAGGTCTGGACATGACTTACAAATAGAATGCACTTTTGGCTCTCATCAGCACGCTCAAGGGCTTGCACAACTAGCCATGAGCACTTGTAATCTTCAATGTCAGTTCCGATCTATATTAAAAATTAAAATCGATTAAATCACAATAgctaagagaaaaaaaaaagtatgaaaaggatgcTAGTTCAAGTTACTGAAATAGATAAATGCACCAACCTTGCCAATAAATTCAGGATCACCATAACAATCCAGATAGTCATCCTGATAGAGAACAATCATATCAATACTAAGTAGACTAATGCTTGTGACAGAAAACAGTTCACATAGATGCACACAGCAAAATAGGTGTTACCTGGACTTGAAAGTATGTTCCCATTTCAACAAGGATGTTCTCTACATCACCATACTTGTCCAAATTCTCGCCAGAGAGCAGCAGGGCACATGCAACCTTTGATAAAGCAGCATATCAGTAACACATTCATGTGGTATTGATAATCTAGATGAGGGTCGCATGAAAATAGTATATGCAaaagttaaaaataaaaaataaaaaattaccgGCAGATAAAATGAATAGTAGGCTGTCTTGTATTGAACAATACGACCATGACTGCAGAACGAATTGCAGGAAATCATCAGTAAATAAAAGGCACATCCTGAATCAGAATTACCATAGATATGCTATTATGTAAAGAACATTTCTCTAAAGCTAAACATGACAATGTGAGAGGAACACTTTAGTTCACATGGTAAAACATAGGAGTACAAAAGAATGTTTTGCCAGTAATTATTACATATTAACTTACACTGTTATGTTGTACTTTGTCAGATCTTTTTCTCCCTCATGGGTTGTGATAAGGTCCAGCAGCTGACCTGAAGCTGTCTTGAACTCAACCTAGGAAAACAAAACAACATAATCAGGACCTGTAATAATCTGAAACCTTGAGCTGAACATTGATGTGCATCAGAACATATAGTTACCTCATTGAACAAGTCAAGGAGATCAGCATAGTAAGGCTTGCCCTTAAAGTGGCGGCGAAGGATCCGTGAGATATGGTTGCGAAGGATAATCCCGTCATTCACAGCAATGAAGCCAACCTATCGCAAACAAAATATGCCCTTAGCTATTACTTAACAAAGAGAATTAGAAATTTCTCTGCACTGAAGTTACTACACAAAGGAAAAATAGACAAATGCTTTGGTATTCAGTTACGGCTAACCTGAGGCGCCCTGAACCAGCAAGGCTGGCCACGACGAGTGTGGGAGCCATCCAtgatatcatcaagcacaagAAAGAAAGCTTGAAGCTGAAATACAACAGCAAACTTAGATGAGCTACTCAATTGCTTGACTGACATTCTTCCTGACAACATTGGGGGACAAAAACAAAACATTACCCATTCAATGCACCAGCCAAGGGTGCAAGCAAGGAACAGTTCCTCCTCGTCCAGAGTATCAGCACCCTTCAACAGCTTGTAGCTGTCAACCACAGAGAGCCCACGGTTACACTTGCCTGTCATTGGACAACAGTTACGGATCAGAAGTGTTACTTGTTTTTCGTACAATGTAAAAAGTAAGTAATTCAGAATCATCTCCTCACCTCCGAGTACATTGT
This genomic interval carries:
- the LOC136512159 gene encoding protein ANTHESIS POMOTING FACTOR 1-like, with amino-acid sequence MTSTSLEGRTALRPRNVCDPDQELPRVLSGDRRGNSWGRAHDLGRAGTGRERGNARAGLGRGMESSAGARAREDSVVGVALAATRSDCSRPPSSSITKLRSKTWVAADSTVAAATENKMAAALPQLDDEIVRGMAIGAVFTDYAGKINCLDFHRKEDLLVTSSDDDSIRLYNITSATLLKTTYHRKHGADRVCFSHHPSSILCSSRYNLESAESLRYLSLYDNRCLRYFKGHKDRVVSLCMSPVNDSFMSGSLDHSVRIWDLRVNACQGILRLRGRPSVAYDQQGLVFAVAMEGGAIKLFDSRSYDKGPFDTFLVGGDTAEVSDIKFSNDGKSMLLTTTNNHIYVLDAYGGDKRCGFSLEPSPNVTNEAAFTPDGQYVISGSGDGTLHAWNINTVQEIACWNSHIGPITALKWAPRRAMFATASTALTFWITNQLN
- the LOC136512084 gene encoding farnesyl pyrophosphate synthase-like, with the translated sequence MAADGNGAAAAGGDTRAAFAQIYKTLKEELLTDPAFEFTEESHQWIDRMVDYNVLGGKCNRGLSVVDSYKLLKGADTLDEEELFLACTLGWCIEWLQAFFLVLDDIMDGSHTRRGQPCWFRAPQVGFIAVNDGIILRNHISRILRRHFKGKPYYADLLDLFNEVEFKTASGQLLDLITTHEGEKDLTKYNITVHGRIVQYKTAYYSFYLPVACALLLSGENLDKYGDVENILVEMGTYFQVQDDYLDCYGDPEFIGKIGTDIEDYKCSWLVVQALERADESQKCILFENYGKKDPACVAKVKNLYKELNLEAVFQEYENESYKKLIADIEAQPSIAVQNVLKSFLHKIYKRQK